A portion of the Hylaeus volcanicus isolate JK05 unplaced genomic scaffold, UHH_iyHylVolc1.0_haploid 12237, whole genome shotgun sequence genome contains these proteins:
- the LOC128884030 gene encoding uncharacterized protein LOC128884030 isoform X2 has product MGKPSDITLFSSSQKLYSKGLNILEMCPTEAFYHILDFLKPIEIDRIIRGLNKNLYEKASSQEFWETRMLNRYNLMDLLYIELYVIAERRSKGRIQKGVMMGTRKEFIIRTVSLETTNAGKDDGVPTSCLREISLLSKIRHPNILVYVPSRKVFIFAVLMVFTFRCYGGRVKGSQIQVVSEYIKENLSMRLEFFSKHPLNRVVIQDLMRQLFTALSCLHKNGILHRNIKPDNILLQPGDYPSGLQLKLGDLAMARSIDFPLEVYTPEDPKERERSYREQRRLYNRAPEVILRQPVYGVEIDIWSVGCIFLELALGYPPFRCESEIGLLLSTLQLCGTPDVSIWNRIGASFRSFLKLPMWKFIDFRAIAATLVNDQTRAAGHLSPYLVGYDKQVESVNMLLQFGTTVGVNALHLLERLLILPGAFRVSAREALDYPYFTHPANDASLHPEVNQWINVCCCRNESKKKHVFYACSLILKTTLTIYQRIIYYQCRIINGLYVIRKKRKTFWLCSCFLKHPVTIMNVGLSSNQWRKNGFVFTLIKHLFTNDHVPWNSMDQTISNNKLQYYIWAPFDYTEEIISKETLATRMSPSECRIIDHDKKQESQQSGILGEQYTETVARSQQSDKNQASEFQMSQTVGNECFNKKSSVEASQSTEKEEDVFNSPTHCHANSRSTHSSCEDPETECRSKRLHRECFTRKEQSGTICSKNCLCQKTSFRNPTEKALCSYQPQVVPCDSGVASHHFIITPGIRLHVINHIFGVQPHFYLKSQTVHLAVSYFDKYISLLSEAYKTNFQFLSLNEVLPLALTCVKIADLNNEISKEYYKQDNIAEYTSFYVSILYNIEELGNSNKLDVSHLANILLQNEKKILNALHFDLSIPTLYSFLNMFLSISKLLHMKHLVDYCHYLADLSLYSHHMVSIRPSLKAQVVLLFGCCTLFRPLKQGRDEKTQKQITLEPCDPEYSQNLILLLNDLYEHRNALGYNNTVWKVLDCIAVIRDVLMNGRRYFKLEKIENVKKKHSWASRIGLSTPLIPLKALRIILPLVFLFVMTNKKLSVHFFEEWKELI; this is encoded by the exons ATGGGGAAACCCTCTGATATAACCCTCTTTTCGTCTTCTcaaaaactttattcgaagGGTTTGAATATCTTGGAAATGTGTCCTACAGAAGCTTTTTATCATATTCTTG attttttaaaacctATTGAGATTGATCGAATTATTAGAGGTCTTAATAAAAACTTGTATGAAAAAGCGTCAAGTCAAGAGTTTTGGGAAACAAGAATGTTGAATCGTTATAATTTAATGGATTTACTTTATATAGAATTAT atgTGATTGCTGAAAGACGCTCTAAAGGTCGTATTCAAAAAGGTGTCATGATGGGGACTCGTAAAGAG TTTATCATTCGTACAGTTAGTTTAGAAACAACCAATGCAGGAAAAGACGATGGTGTTCCAACATCTTGTTTACGCGAAATCTCCTTACTGAGTAAAATACGACATCCTAATATTCTAGTGTACGTCCCATCAAGGAAAGTGTTCATTTTTGCCGTTTTGATGGTGTTCACATTCAGATGTTATGGAGGACGTGTTAAAGGTTCCCAAATCCAAGTCGTGTCggaatatataaaagaaaatctgTCCATGCGCTTAGAATTCTTTTCAAAGCACCCTTTAAATCGCGTGGTCATTCAG GATTTAATGAGACAATTATTTACTGCGCTCTCATGCTTGCATAAAAATG GTATTTTACATCGAAATATTAAGCCTGATAATATATTACTGCAACCGGGAGACTACCCTTCTGGTTTACAATTGAAA TTAGGAGATTTGGCAATGGCTCGTTCAATTGATTTTCCTCTCGAAGTTTACACACCTGAg GATCccaaagaaagagaaagatctTATAGGGAACAAAGAAGATTATATAATCGGGCTCCCGAAGTGATTTTAAGGCAACCCGTGTATGGAGTTGAA ATTGACATTTGGTCGGTTGGCTGTATTTTTTTGGAATTGGCCTTAGGATACCCTCCATTTCGTTGCGAGTCGGAAATTGGGTTATTATTGTCTACATTACA ATTATGTGGTACACCTGATGTGAGTATTTGGAATCGCATTGGagcttcgtttcgttcgtttttaaaGTTACCCATGTGGAAATTCATAGACTTTAG AGCAATCGCTGCCACCTTGGTCAATGATCAAACGCGCGCGGCAGGTCATTTGTCTCCTTATTTGGTTGGTTACGATAAACAAGTAGAATCAGTCAAT ATGCTGTTACAATTTGGTACCACTGTTGGAGTCAACGCGTTGCATTTGCTCGAA AGACTTTTAATTCTTCCGGGAGCCTTTCGAGTTTCGGCTCGAGAAGCACTGGATTACCCTTATTTTACGCATCCCGCAAATGACGCATCCTTACATCCTGAAGTGAATCAATGGATTAACGTATGTTGTTGTCGAAACgagtcaaaaaaaaaacacgtctTTTACGCATGTAGTCTTATTTTGAAGACAACGCTAACAATATATCAG AGAATCATCTACTATCAGTGTCGCATTATCAACGGTTTATACGTtatcagaaaaaaaaggaaaacttttTGGCTTTGCAGTTGTTTTCTCAAACATCCAGTGACGATCATGAACGTTGGACTTTCGTCAAATCAATGGAGGAAAAATGGGTTCGTTTTCACCTTGATTAAACACTTGTTTACTAATGACCATGTGCCTTGGAATTCAATGGATCAGACGATTTCCAATAACAAACTGCAATATTATATCTGGGCTCCTTTTGATTATACAGAAGAAATCATTTCAAAAGAAACCTTAGCAACAAGAATGTCACCATCAGAATGCCGAATAATAGATCATGATAAAAAGCAAGAAAGCCAACAGTCGGGTATATTAGGGGAACAGTATACTGAAACCGTGGCGCGTTCTCAGCAATCTg ACAAAAACCAAGCGAGTGAGTTCCAAATGTCGCAAACGGTTGGAAACGAGTGTTTTAATAAGAAATCCTCAGTAGAAGCAAGTCAATCAACAGAAAAGGAGGAGGATGTTTTCAACAGCCCCACGCATTGCCATGCAAAT TCACGTTCGACACATTCTTCTTGTGAAGACCCAGAGACAGAATGTCGCTCGAAACGATTA CATAGAGAATGCTTCACGCGAAAAGAACAAAGTGGTACAATATGTTCAAAGAATTGTCTTTGCCAAAAAACTTCTTTTCGAAATCCTACTGAGAAG GCTTTGTGTTCTTACCAACCACAAGTCGTTCCGTGTGACAGTGGTGTTGCCTCACACCATTTCATTATAACACCGGGGATTCGTCTTCACGTCa TTAATCATATTTTTGGTGTACAACcccatttttatttgaaatctcAAACGGTTCATCTAGCCGTATCTTATTTTGACAA atataTTAGTTTACTCAGTGAAGCTTACAAAAccaactttcaatttttgtccCTAAATGAAGTGTTACCTTTGGCTTTAACTTGTGTGAAAATTGCAGA tctgaataatgaaatatccAAAGAATACTACAAGCAGGATAACATTGCAGAGTATACTTCATTTTATGTATCGATCTTATATAACATAGAAGAACTCGGTAACAGTAACAAATTAGACGTTTCACATTTAGCAAACATT CTTTTGCagaatgagaaaaaaattttaaatgcacTTCATTTTGATCTTTCAATACCAACCTTATACTC GTTTCTGAATATGTTTCTCTCTATTAGTAAACTTTTACATATGAAGCATCTTGTAGATTACTGCCAC TATCTTGCTGATTTAAGTCTTTACAGCCACCATATGGTTTCCATTCGGCCGTCATTAAAAGCTCAG GTTGTCTTATTGTTCGGCTGTTGTACCTTATTTCGACCACTTAAACAAGGAAGAGATGAAAAAACGCAAAAAC AAATCACACTGGAGCCATGCGATCCTGAATATTCCCAG aatttaattttacttttaaatgatCTTTATGAGCATCGCAATGCACTAGGATACAATAATACAG TATGGAAAGTTTTAGATTGCATAGCTGTGATACGTGATGTATTAATGAATGGCAGAAGGTATTTTAAG CTTGAGAAAATtgagaatgtaaaaaaaaaacattcgtgGGCATCACGCATTGGTCTAAGTACGCCTCTCATACCCTTAAAGGCTCTTAGAATTATTCTTCCG CTGGTTTTCTTATTTGTCATGACGAACAAAAAACtatctgtacatttttttgaagAGTGGAAAGAGCTTATTTGA
- the LOC128884030 gene encoding uncharacterized protein LOC128884030 isoform X3 — protein MGKPSDITLFSSSQKLYSKGLNILEMCPTEAFYHILDFLKPIEIDRIIRGLNKNLYEKASSQEFWETRMLNRYNLMDLLYIELYVIAERRSKGRIQKGVMMGTRKEFIIRTVSLETTNAGKDDGVPTSCLREISLLSKIRHPNILVYVPSRKVFIFAVLMVFTFRCYGGRVKGSQIQVVSEYIKENLSMRLEFFSKHPLNRVVIQDLMRQLFTALSCLHKNGILHRNIKPDNILLQPGDYPSGLQLKLGDLAMARSIDFPLEVYTPEDPKERERSYREQRRLYNRAPEVILRQPVYGVEIDIWSVGCIFLELALGYPPFRCESEIGLLLSTLQLCGTPDVSIWNRIGASFRSFLKLPMWKFIDFRAIAATLVNDQTRAAGHLSPYLVGYDKQVESVNMLLQFGTTVGVNALHLLERLLILPGAFRVSAREALDYPYFTHPANDASLHPEVNQWINVCCCRNESKKKHVFYACSLILKTTLTIYQRIIYYQCRIINGLYVIRKKRKTFWLCSCFLKHPVTIMNVGLSSNQWRKNGFVFTLIKHLFTNDHVPWNSMDQTISNNKLQYYIWAPFDYTEEIISKETLATRMSPSECRIIDHDKKQESQQSGILGEQYTETVARSQQSDKNQASEFQMSQTVGNECFNKKSSVEASQSTEKEEDVFNSPTHCHANSRSTHSSCEDPETECRSKRLHRECFTRKEQSGTICSKNCLCQKTSFRNPTEKMQALCSYQPQVVPCDSGVASHHFIITPGIRLHVINHIFGVQPHFYLKSQTVHLAVSYFDKYISLLSEAYKTNFQFLSLNEVLPLALTCVKIADLNNEISKEYYKQDNIAEYTSFYVSILYNIEELGNSNKLDVSHLANILLQNEKKILNALHFDLSIPTLYSFLNMFLSISKLLHMKHLVDYCHYLADLSLYSHHMVSIRPSLKAQVVLLFGCCTLFRPLKQGRDEKTQKQITLEPCDPEYSQNLILLLNDLYEHRNALGYNNTVWKVLDCIAVIRDVLMNGRRYFKLEKIENVKKKHSWASRIGLSTPLIPLKALRIILPVSQDPILASLC, from the exons ATGGGGAAACCCTCTGATATAACCCTCTTTTCGTCTTCTcaaaaactttattcgaagGGTTTGAATATCTTGGAAATGTGTCCTACAGAAGCTTTTTATCATATTCTTG attttttaaaacctATTGAGATTGATCGAATTATTAGAGGTCTTAATAAAAACTTGTATGAAAAAGCGTCAAGTCAAGAGTTTTGGGAAACAAGAATGTTGAATCGTTATAATTTAATGGATTTACTTTATATAGAATTAT atgTGATTGCTGAAAGACGCTCTAAAGGTCGTATTCAAAAAGGTGTCATGATGGGGACTCGTAAAGAG TTTATCATTCGTACAGTTAGTTTAGAAACAACCAATGCAGGAAAAGACGATGGTGTTCCAACATCTTGTTTACGCGAAATCTCCTTACTGAGTAAAATACGACATCCTAATATTCTAGTGTACGTCCCATCAAGGAAAGTGTTCATTTTTGCCGTTTTGATGGTGTTCACATTCAGATGTTATGGAGGACGTGTTAAAGGTTCCCAAATCCAAGTCGTGTCggaatatataaaagaaaatctgTCCATGCGCTTAGAATTCTTTTCAAAGCACCCTTTAAATCGCGTGGTCATTCAG GATTTAATGAGACAATTATTTACTGCGCTCTCATGCTTGCATAAAAATG GTATTTTACATCGAAATATTAAGCCTGATAATATATTACTGCAACCGGGAGACTACCCTTCTGGTTTACAATTGAAA TTAGGAGATTTGGCAATGGCTCGTTCAATTGATTTTCCTCTCGAAGTTTACACACCTGAg GATCccaaagaaagagaaagatctTATAGGGAACAAAGAAGATTATATAATCGGGCTCCCGAAGTGATTTTAAGGCAACCCGTGTATGGAGTTGAA ATTGACATTTGGTCGGTTGGCTGTATTTTTTTGGAATTGGCCTTAGGATACCCTCCATTTCGTTGCGAGTCGGAAATTGGGTTATTATTGTCTACATTACA ATTATGTGGTACACCTGATGTGAGTATTTGGAATCGCATTGGagcttcgtttcgttcgtttttaaaGTTACCCATGTGGAAATTCATAGACTTTAG AGCAATCGCTGCCACCTTGGTCAATGATCAAACGCGCGCGGCAGGTCATTTGTCTCCTTATTTGGTTGGTTACGATAAACAAGTAGAATCAGTCAAT ATGCTGTTACAATTTGGTACCACTGTTGGAGTCAACGCGTTGCATTTGCTCGAA AGACTTTTAATTCTTCCGGGAGCCTTTCGAGTTTCGGCTCGAGAAGCACTGGATTACCCTTATTTTACGCATCCCGCAAATGACGCATCCTTACATCCTGAAGTGAATCAATGGATTAACGTATGTTGTTGTCGAAACgagtcaaaaaaaaaacacgtctTTTACGCATGTAGTCTTATTTTGAAGACAACGCTAACAATATATCAG AGAATCATCTACTATCAGTGTCGCATTATCAACGGTTTATACGTtatcagaaaaaaaaggaaaacttttTGGCTTTGCAGTTGTTTTCTCAAACATCCAGTGACGATCATGAACGTTGGACTTTCGTCAAATCAATGGAGGAAAAATGGGTTCGTTTTCACCTTGATTAAACACTTGTTTACTAATGACCATGTGCCTTGGAATTCAATGGATCAGACGATTTCCAATAACAAACTGCAATATTATATCTGGGCTCCTTTTGATTATACAGAAGAAATCATTTCAAAAGAAACCTTAGCAACAAGAATGTCACCATCAGAATGCCGAATAATAGATCATGATAAAAAGCAAGAAAGCCAACAGTCGGGTATATTAGGGGAACAGTATACTGAAACCGTGGCGCGTTCTCAGCAATCTg ACAAAAACCAAGCGAGTGAGTTCCAAATGTCGCAAACGGTTGGAAACGAGTGTTTTAATAAGAAATCCTCAGTAGAAGCAAGTCAATCAACAGAAAAGGAGGAGGATGTTTTCAACAGCCCCACGCATTGCCATGCAAAT TCACGTTCGACACATTCTTCTTGTGAAGACCCAGAGACAGAATGTCGCTCGAAACGATTA CATAGAGAATGCTTCACGCGAAAAGAACAAAGTGGTACAATATGTTCAAAGAATTGTCTTTGCCAAAAAACTTCTTTTCGAAATCCTACTGAGAAG ATGCAGGCTTTGTGTTCTTACCAACCACAAGTCGTTCCGTGTGACAGTGGTGTTGCCTCACACCATTTCATTATAACACCGGGGATTCGTCTTCACGTCa TTAATCATATTTTTGGTGTACAACcccatttttatttgaaatctcAAACGGTTCATCTAGCCGTATCTTATTTTGACAA atataTTAGTTTACTCAGTGAAGCTTACAAAAccaactttcaatttttgtccCTAAATGAAGTGTTACCTTTGGCTTTAACTTGTGTGAAAATTGCAGA tctgaataatgaaatatccAAAGAATACTACAAGCAGGATAACATTGCAGAGTATACTTCATTTTATGTATCGATCTTATATAACATAGAAGAACTCGGTAACAGTAACAAATTAGACGTTTCACATTTAGCAAACATT CTTTTGCagaatgagaaaaaaattttaaatgcacTTCATTTTGATCTTTCAATACCAACCTTATACTC GTTTCTGAATATGTTTCTCTCTATTAGTAAACTTTTACATATGAAGCATCTTGTAGATTACTGCCAC TATCTTGCTGATTTAAGTCTTTACAGCCACCATATGGTTTCCATTCGGCCGTCATTAAAAGCTCAG GTTGTCTTATTGTTCGGCTGTTGTACCTTATTTCGACCACTTAAACAAGGAAGAGATGAAAAAACGCAAAAAC AAATCACACTGGAGCCATGCGATCCTGAATATTCCCAG aatttaattttacttttaaatgatCTTTATGAGCATCGCAATGCACTAGGATACAATAATACAG TATGGAAAGTTTTAGATTGCATAGCTGTGATACGTGATGTATTAATGAATGGCAGAAGGTATTTTAAG CTTGAGAAAATtgagaatgtaaaaaaaaaacattcgtgGGCATCACGCATTGGTCTAAGTACGCCTCTCATACCCTTAAAGGCTCTTAGAATTATTCTTCCGGTATCACAAGATCCTATACTTGCCTCCTTATGTTAA
- the LOC128884030 gene encoding uncharacterized protein LOC128884030 isoform X6, producing the protein MGKPSDITLFSSSQKLYSKGLNILEMCPTEAFYHILDFLKPIEIDRIIRGLNKNLYEKASSQEFWETRMLNRYNLMDLLYIELYVIAERRSKGRIQKGVMMGTRKEFIIRTVSLETTNAGKDDGVPTSCLREISLLSKIRHPNILVYVPSRKVFIFAVLMVFTFRCYGGRVKGSQIQVVSEYIKENLSMRLEFFSKHPLNRVVIQDLMRQLFTALSCLHKNGILHRNIKPDNILLQPGDYPSGLQLKLGDLAMARSIDFPLEVYTPEDPKERERSYREQRRLYNRAPEVILRQPVYGVEIDIWSVGCIFLELALGYPPFRCESEIGLLLSTLQLCGTPDVSIWNRIGASFRSFLKLPMWKFIDFRAIAATLVNDQTRAAGHLSPYLVGYDKQVESVNMLLQFGTTVGVNALHLLERLLILPGAFRVSAREALDYPYFTHPANDASLHPEVNQWINSYFEDNANNISENHLLSVSHYQRFIRYQKKKENFLALQLFSQTSSDDHERWTFVKSMEEKWTISNNKLQYYIWAPFDYTEEIISKETLATRMSPSECRIIDHDKKQESQQSGILGEQYTETVARSQQSDKNQASEFQMSQTVGNECFNKKSSVEASQSTEKEEDVFNSPTHCHANSRSTHSSCEDPETECRSKRLHRECFTRKEQSGTICSKNCLCQKTSFRNPTEKMQALCSYQPQVVPCDSGVASHHFIITPGIRLHVINHIFGVQPHFYLKSQTVHLAVSYFDKYISLLSEAYKTNFQFLSLNEVLPLALTCVKIADLNNEISKEYYKQDNIAEYTSFYVSILYNIEELGNSNKLDVSHLANILLQNEKKILNALHFDLSIPTLYSFLNMFLSISKLLHMKHLVDYCHYLADLSLYSHHMVSIRPSLKAQVVLLFGCCTLFRPLKQGRDEKTQKQITLEPCDPEYSQNLILLLNDLYEHRNALGYNNTVWKVLDCIAVIRDVLMNGRRYFKLEKIENVKKKHSWASRIGLSTPLIPLKALRIILPLVFLFVMTNKKLSVHFFEEWKELI; encoded by the exons ATGGGGAAACCCTCTGATATAACCCTCTTTTCGTCTTCTcaaaaactttattcgaagGGTTTGAATATCTTGGAAATGTGTCCTACAGAAGCTTTTTATCATATTCTTG attttttaaaacctATTGAGATTGATCGAATTATTAGAGGTCTTAATAAAAACTTGTATGAAAAAGCGTCAAGTCAAGAGTTTTGGGAAACAAGAATGTTGAATCGTTATAATTTAATGGATTTACTTTATATAGAATTAT atgTGATTGCTGAAAGACGCTCTAAAGGTCGTATTCAAAAAGGTGTCATGATGGGGACTCGTAAAGAG TTTATCATTCGTACAGTTAGTTTAGAAACAACCAATGCAGGAAAAGACGATGGTGTTCCAACATCTTGTTTACGCGAAATCTCCTTACTGAGTAAAATACGACATCCTAATATTCTAGTGTACGTCCCATCAAGGAAAGTGTTCATTTTTGCCGTTTTGATGGTGTTCACATTCAGATGTTATGGAGGACGTGTTAAAGGTTCCCAAATCCAAGTCGTGTCggaatatataaaagaaaatctgTCCATGCGCTTAGAATTCTTTTCAAAGCACCCTTTAAATCGCGTGGTCATTCAG GATTTAATGAGACAATTATTTACTGCGCTCTCATGCTTGCATAAAAATG GTATTTTACATCGAAATATTAAGCCTGATAATATATTACTGCAACCGGGAGACTACCCTTCTGGTTTACAATTGAAA TTAGGAGATTTGGCAATGGCTCGTTCAATTGATTTTCCTCTCGAAGTTTACACACCTGAg GATCccaaagaaagagaaagatctTATAGGGAACAAAGAAGATTATATAATCGGGCTCCCGAAGTGATTTTAAGGCAACCCGTGTATGGAGTTGAA ATTGACATTTGGTCGGTTGGCTGTATTTTTTTGGAATTGGCCTTAGGATACCCTCCATTTCGTTGCGAGTCGGAAATTGGGTTATTATTGTCTACATTACA ATTATGTGGTACACCTGATGTGAGTATTTGGAATCGCATTGGagcttcgtttcgttcgtttttaaaGTTACCCATGTGGAAATTCATAGACTTTAG AGCAATCGCTGCCACCTTGGTCAATGATCAAACGCGCGCGGCAGGTCATTTGTCTCCTTATTTGGTTGGTTACGATAAACAAGTAGAATCAGTCAAT ATGCTGTTACAATTTGGTACCACTGTTGGAGTCAACGCGTTGCATTTGCTCGAA AGACTTTTAATTCTTCCGGGAGCCTTTCGAGTTTCGGCTCGAGAAGCACTGGATTACCCTTATTTTACGCATCCCGCAAATGACGCATCCTTACATCCTGAAGTGAATCAATGGATTAAC TCTTATTTTGAAGACAACGCTAACAATATATCAG AGAATCATCTACTATCAGTGTCGCATTATCAACGGTTTATACGTtatcagaaaaaaaaggaaaacttttTGGCTTTGCAGTTGTTTTCTCAAACATCCAGTGACGATCATGAACGTTGGACTTTCGTCAAATCAATGGAGGAAAAATGG ACGATTTCCAATAACAAACTGCAATATTATATCTGGGCTCCTTTTGATTATACAGAAGAAATCATTTCAAAAGAAACCTTAGCAACAAGAATGTCACCATCAGAATGCCGAATAATAGATCATGATAAAAAGCAAGAAAGCCAACAGTCGGGTATATTAGGGGAACAGTATACTGAAACCGTGGCGCGTTCTCAGCAATCTg ACAAAAACCAAGCGAGTGAGTTCCAAATGTCGCAAACGGTTGGAAACGAGTGTTTTAATAAGAAATCCTCAGTAGAAGCAAGTCAATCAACAGAAAAGGAGGAGGATGTTTTCAACAGCCCCACGCATTGCCATGCAAAT TCACGTTCGACACATTCTTCTTGTGAAGACCCAGAGACAGAATGTCGCTCGAAACGATTA CATAGAGAATGCTTCACGCGAAAAGAACAAAGTGGTACAATATGTTCAAAGAATTGTCTTTGCCAAAAAACTTCTTTTCGAAATCCTACTGAGAAG ATGCAGGCTTTGTGTTCTTACCAACCACAAGTCGTTCCGTGTGACAGTGGTGTTGCCTCACACCATTTCATTATAACACCGGGGATTCGTCTTCACGTCa TTAATCATATTTTTGGTGTACAACcccatttttatttgaaatctcAAACGGTTCATCTAGCCGTATCTTATTTTGACAA atataTTAGTTTACTCAGTGAAGCTTACAAAAccaactttcaatttttgtccCTAAATGAAGTGTTACCTTTGGCTTTAACTTGTGTGAAAATTGCAGA tctgaataatgaaatatccAAAGAATACTACAAGCAGGATAACATTGCAGAGTATACTTCATTTTATGTATCGATCTTATATAACATAGAAGAACTCGGTAACAGTAACAAATTAGACGTTTCACATTTAGCAAACATT CTTTTGCagaatgagaaaaaaattttaaatgcacTTCATTTTGATCTTTCAATACCAACCTTATACTC GTTTCTGAATATGTTTCTCTCTATTAGTAAACTTTTACATATGAAGCATCTTGTAGATTACTGCCAC TATCTTGCTGATTTAAGTCTTTACAGCCACCATATGGTTTCCATTCGGCCGTCATTAAAAGCTCAG GTTGTCTTATTGTTCGGCTGTTGTACCTTATTTCGACCACTTAAACAAGGAAGAGATGAAAAAACGCAAAAAC AAATCACACTGGAGCCATGCGATCCTGAATATTCCCAG aatttaattttacttttaaatgatCTTTATGAGCATCGCAATGCACTAGGATACAATAATACAG TATGGAAAGTTTTAGATTGCATAGCTGTGATACGTGATGTATTAATGAATGGCAGAAGGTATTTTAAG CTTGAGAAAATtgagaatgtaaaaaaaaaacattcgtgGGCATCACGCATTGGTCTAAGTACGCCTCTCATACCCTTAAAGGCTCTTAGAATTATTCTTCCG CTGGTTTTCTTATTTGTCATGACGAACAAAAAACtatctgtacatttttttgaagAGTGGAAAGAGCTTATTTGA